The following are from one region of the Vitis riparia cultivar Riparia Gloire de Montpellier isolate 1030 chromosome 9, EGFV_Vit.rip_1.0, whole genome shotgun sequence genome:
- the LOC117921640 gene encoding WD repeat domain-containing protein 83 gives MGIAGLPKKEANVLRGHEGAVLAARFNGDGNYCLSCGKDRTIRLWNPHRGIHIKTYKSHGREVRDVHVAPDNSKLCSCGGDRQLFYWDVSTGRVIRKFRGHDSEVNAVKFNEYASVVVSAGYDRSLRAWDCRSHSTEPIQIIDTFSDSVMSVCLTKSEIIAGSVDGTVRTFDIRIGRELSDDLGQPVNCISMSNDANCILASCLDSTLRLLDRSTGELLQEYKGHTCKSYKMDCCLTNTDAHVTSGSEDGFIFFWDLVDASVVSSFRAHASVVTSVSYHPKDDCMITASVDGTIRVWKT, from the exons ATGGGCATCGCTGGTCTGCCGAAGAAGGAGGCCAACGTGCTGCGAGGGCACGAGGGAGCAGTCCTCGCCGCTCGTTTTAACGGTGACGGAAACTATTGCCTGAGCTGCGGCAAAGACCGCACCATCCGCCTCTGGAACCCTCACCGTGGAATCCACATCAAAACCTACAAATCGCATGGCCGCGAGGTTCGTGATGTTCACGTCGCTCC GGACAACTCCAAGCTCTGTTCTTGTGGTGGCGACCGACAATTATTTTATTGGGATGTATCAACTGGCCGTGTGATTAGAAAATTTCGAGGTCACGATAGTGAG GTGAATGCTGTAAAGTTTAATGAATATGCATCTGTGGTAGTATCAGCAGGCTACGATCGTTCTCTGCGTGCTTGGGACTGTAGATCTCATAGCACTGAGCCTATTCAG ATCATTGACACATTTTCAGACAGTGTAATGTCTGTTTGTTTAACCAAAAGTGAAATTATTGCGGGAAGTGTAGACGGAACTGTTCGGACATTTGACATTCGTATTGGTAG AGAACTTTCTGATGACTTGGGGCAACCTGTCAACTGTATCTCAATGTCAAATGATGCCAACTGCATATTAGCCAGTTGCCTAGATTCCACACTACGCCTTCTGGATAG GTCTACTGGAGAACTATTGCAGGAATATAAAGGTCACACTTGCAAG TCTTACAAAATGGATTGCTGCCTTACGAACACTGATGCCCATGTAACTAGTGGGTCTGAGGATGGCTTCATCTTCTTCTGGGATCTGgttgatgcatctgtggtgtcAAGCTTCAGAGCTCATGCCTCAGTg GTAACGAGCGTTAGTTACCACCCCAAGGACGACTGCATGATCACTGCCTCTGTCGACGGTACCATCCGAGTCTGGAAGACATGA
- the LOC117921411 gene encoding nuclear transcription factor Y subunit A-3-like isoform X1 → MQRLCKNDFHVNSARPTSPCDASSPHWWTSSETNTQQSSLPKFSRLKIGTQTIDYHSTKELGSQVRDQDSPSTRSTGQSYPGVLHWGGNNTHGQSIFSAQLGYKETHGKPMVSIGNQDYLFTPSQVDCNQLTARLPITATEIYHCDLLAPAYGTKAMIHHPQMMGMAPSRVPLPVLNPQEEVIFINPKQYNGIMRRRKHRAKLEAQTNPVKARKPYLHESRHLHALKRPRGAGGRFLNMSKLQEPKPSSPSTDALIAGSAQPRFNGNTTSESEVHQPENNREGASTTSCSDVTSGSNSDDVFLQPEFRFSSTYPPHIGGSMKRNDSGSNNLGGSGLG, encoded by the exons ATGCAACGCTTGTGTAAGAATGATTTTCATGTAAATTCAGCTCGTCCAACGTCACCATGTGATGCCAGTAGCCCACATTGGTGGACTTCAAGTGAAACAAATACTCAACAATCATCTCTGCCCAAATTTTCACGCCTCAAGATAGGAACTCAAACTATAGATTATCATAGTACCAAGGAATTGGGCTCCCAAGTTCGAGATCAGGATTCACCCTCAACTCGGTCAACTGGTCAGTCTTACCCTGGAGTGCTTCACTGGGGAGGAAACAACACTCATGGGCAAAGCATATTTTCAGCACAATTAG GATACAAGGAAACTCATGGGAAGCCCATGGTATCAATCGGAAATCAGGATTATCTCTTCACTCCCTCACAAGTTGATTGCAACCAATTGACT GCTCGCCTTCCAATCACTGCCACCGAGATATACCATTGCGACTTACTAGCACCTGCTTATGGTACAAAGGCTATG ATTCATCATCCTCAAATGATGGGAATGGCCCCTTCTCGAGTGCCATTGCCTGTACTAAATCCACAAGAAGAGGTCATTTTCATCAATCCAAAGCAGTATAATGGAATTATGAGGCGGAGGAAGCATCGCGCCAAGCTTGAAGCTCAAACCAACCCTGTCAAAGCTAGAAAG CCTTATCTCCATGAGTCTAGGCATCTCCATGCCTTGAAGAGGCCTCGTGGAGCTGGTGGACGCTTCCTCAACATGTCCAAGCTCCAAGAACCCAAGCCTTCTTCTCCCTCAACAGATGCTCTGATTGCAGGCTCAGCTCAGCCACGTTTCAATGGAAATACTACATCAGAGTCTGAAGTTCATCAGCCAGAAAACAACAGAGAAGGGGCTTCCACCACCTCCTGCTCTGATGTCACTAGCGGCTCAAACAGTGATGACGTCTTTCTGCAGCCAGAATTCAGGTTCTCCTCCACCTACCCTCCTCACATTGGCGGATCCATGAAAAGGAATGATTCTGGGAGCAATAACTTAGGTGGGTCTGGCCTCGGGTGA
- the LOC117921411 gene encoding nuclear transcription factor Y subunit A-3-like isoform X2, with protein MLIRRSLSIYQKKKKERKRRSLSPTLKKGYKETHGKPMVSIGNQDYLFTPSQVDCNQLTARLPITATEIYHCDLLAPAYGTKAMIHHPQMMGMAPSRVPLPVLNPQEEVIFINPKQYNGIMRRRKHRAKLEAQTNPVKARKPYLHESRHLHALKRPRGAGGRFLNMSKLQEPKPSSPSTDALIAGSAQPRFNGNTTSESEVHQPENNREGASTTSCSDVTSGSNSDDVFLQPEFRFSSTYPPHIGGSMKRNDSGSNNLGGSGLG; from the exons ATGCTCATAAGGAGGTCACTatctatttatcaaaaaaagaaaaaagaaagaaaaaggaggtCACTATCTCCAACCCTGAAAAAAG GATACAAGGAAACTCATGGGAAGCCCATGGTATCAATCGGAAATCAGGATTATCTCTTCACTCCCTCACAAGTTGATTGCAACCAATTGACT GCTCGCCTTCCAATCACTGCCACCGAGATATACCATTGCGACTTACTAGCACCTGCTTATGGTACAAAGGCTATG ATTCATCATCCTCAAATGATGGGAATGGCCCCTTCTCGAGTGCCATTGCCTGTACTAAATCCACAAGAAGAGGTCATTTTCATCAATCCAAAGCAGTATAATGGAATTATGAGGCGGAGGAAGCATCGCGCCAAGCTTGAAGCTCAAACCAACCCTGTCAAAGCTAGAAAG CCTTATCTCCATGAGTCTAGGCATCTCCATGCCTTGAAGAGGCCTCGTGGAGCTGGTGGACGCTTCCTCAACATGTCCAAGCTCCAAGAACCCAAGCCTTCTTCTCCCTCAACAGATGCTCTGATTGCAGGCTCAGCTCAGCCACGTTTCAATGGAAATACTACATCAGAGTCTGAAGTTCATCAGCCAGAAAACAACAGAGAAGGGGCTTCCACCACCTCCTGCTCTGATGTCACTAGCGGCTCAAACAGTGATGACGTCTTTCTGCAGCCAGAATTCAGGTTCTCCTCCACCTACCCTCCTCACATTGGCGGATCCATGAAAAGGAATGATTCTGGGAGCAATAACTTAGGTGGGTCTGGCCTCGGGTGA
- the LOC117921411 gene encoding nuclear transcription factor Y subunit A-3-like isoform X3 yields MVSIGNQDYLFTPSQVDCNQLTARLPITATEIYHCDLLAPAYGTKAMIHHPQMMGMAPSRVPLPVLNPQEEVIFINPKQYNGIMRRRKHRAKLEAQTNPVKARKPYLHESRHLHALKRPRGAGGRFLNMSKLQEPKPSSPSTDALIAGSAQPRFNGNTTSESEVHQPENNREGASTTSCSDVTSGSNSDDVFLQPEFRFSSTYPPHIGGSMKRNDSGSNNLGGSGLG; encoded by the exons ATGGTATCAATCGGAAATCAGGATTATCTCTTCACTCCCTCACAAGTTGATTGCAACCAATTGACT GCTCGCCTTCCAATCACTGCCACCGAGATATACCATTGCGACTTACTAGCACCTGCTTATGGTACAAAGGCTATG ATTCATCATCCTCAAATGATGGGAATGGCCCCTTCTCGAGTGCCATTGCCTGTACTAAATCCACAAGAAGAGGTCATTTTCATCAATCCAAAGCAGTATAATGGAATTATGAGGCGGAGGAAGCATCGCGCCAAGCTTGAAGCTCAAACCAACCCTGTCAAAGCTAGAAAG CCTTATCTCCATGAGTCTAGGCATCTCCATGCCTTGAAGAGGCCTCGTGGAGCTGGTGGACGCTTCCTCAACATGTCCAAGCTCCAAGAACCCAAGCCTTCTTCTCCCTCAACAGATGCTCTGATTGCAGGCTCAGCTCAGCCACGTTTCAATGGAAATACTACATCAGAGTCTGAAGTTCATCAGCCAGAAAACAACAGAGAAGGGGCTTCCACCACCTCCTGCTCTGATGTCACTAGCGGCTCAAACAGTGATGACGTCTTTCTGCAGCCAGAATTCAGGTTCTCCTCCACCTACCCTCCTCACATTGGCGGATCCATGAAAAGGAATGATTCTGGGAGCAATAACTTAGGTGGGTCTGGCCTCGGGTGA